DNA sequence from the bacterium genome:
TTGAGGAAAGCTGGTGAGGTGGCGGGGGAAAAGCCCCCGGCAAACAGCTCTTGAAAGCAAGATGATTCTCGTGTTTGATAACGCTCAGGCAATCGCAGTGAACTAACTTCGAGGCTTTGATTGACTGGCACGCACTCCCAGTTGACGGTATTTAAGCTCTTAGAAGAGGTAGAACATGGTTGAACTGACATCCTTCATGAAGGAGAAGCTGATCTGCCTTGACCTCAAGTCCACCACGAAGGCAGATGTGTTTGACGAGATGTCAGATATCATCTCGCAATCCGAATCCGTCCCGGACCGCGACATGTTTCTGGCCGCCCTGAAGGAGAGGGAGGCAGTAATGACAACGAGCCTCGGCGACGGGGTGGGGATTCCACACGCCAGGTCTGATTCGATCAAGAAGCTCGTAATCGCGGTCGGCCTGTCTCGCAAGG
Encoded proteins:
- a CDS encoding PTS sugar transporter subunit IIA; protein product: MVELTSFMKEKLICLDLKSTTKADVFDEMSDIISQSESVPDRDMFLAALKEREAVMTTSLGDGVGIPHARSDSIKKLVIAVGLSRKGIDFGAKDDPLVRIVFMFGIPAKETKLYIQVLAKISRCARKKANRDRLLAAGSKDEVYAIFEEFDALTRG